TGTGGGGACCGCCTAAATGGACATCGTGCTGGGTCCTGGAGACCATGGCCGAACAGCCGGTGCAGAAGGGGCAGCCTCTGTCGCCTCATCGGGAGGGCGACGGAGATCCCCTCGGCAGCGTACTGAACCACGTGCGAGGACGCGAGAGACGCATCCCTTCGGAGGAACTGGTAGCGACATCGCCAGAATAATGCAGGAACTGCGCCATAGGGTCCAGAACCTGGAGTGACAACTAGCTGACCAGGAACACGACCAGCGAACCACCGACCCCAGCTACTCCCCGTCTCCCGAAATCCGAGAGAGAGCCTCCCACCGGAGTCACTCCTGGTACACCTCCGCCTCCAAAACGGAAGCGGAAAGCAGCTGGGAAGACTCGCCTATCCCGAGGAGACGAAATGACACAATCATCTACTCCCGAGGCAAGGAAACGCGCCCCACGGGGCGAGATCATGAGGGCGGGGAAGAGAGGTATGGGAGGACACGGCGACCCGTAATAATGGGCGCCACCCCGTTCCACAGATCCATCCTCGAAGTCCGGTTGCCGAAGCACTTCGAcaaaccaacggacatgaggtatgATGGAACCCAGGATCTTCTGGAACACCTCACGGCCTTCGAGGCTAGAATGAATCTGGAGGGAGTAGGAGACGAGGTGAGGTGCTGCGCCTTCCCGGTCACCCTGGCAGGACCCGCGATTCAgtggtttaacggcctcccgTAGAATCCATCTGTGGGTTTTCGGACATCAGTCGTGCCTTCTTAGCTCAATTCACAACCTGGATAGCAAAGGCAAAACATCCGATTAGCCTACTTGGGGTAACCAAAGGCCCGGGGAGCCGACCAGGAAATACCTGGACCGGTTCAACGACGAACGCTTAGAAATCGACGGCTTAGCCGACTCGGTGGCCAGCCTTTGTCTGACGAACGGCCTCCTTAATGAGGGCTTCCGAAAACACCTCACCACAAAGCCGGTTTGGACGATGCATGAGATCCAAACCGTAGCCAAGGAATACATAAATGATGAAGAAGTCAGCCAagtcgtggctgccaataaaCGGCAGCCCTCCTACAATCAACCCAGGCAACAAGGTAACGGAGAAAGACTGAAGGAGCAGGCCAGAGACGGAGGTTTGAGCAAGGCACCCAGACCGTTTTCCCGGGTCGGAAAATTCACCAATTACACCCCACTCACCCTCcccatcatggaagtttatcaGCAAATAGCCGAAAAAGGAATCTTGTCGAAACCCCGACCACACAAAGACCGCACCGGGGGAAACAAGAGCCTCTACTGTGATTACCATAAGGGCTATGGGCACCAAACACAAGACTGCTTCGACCTGAAGGATGCACTAGAACAAGCGATAAAGGACGGCAAACTGAACGAATTCTCCCATCTTATAAGGGAGCCGAGGAGACGACATCGCGACCAAGATGAGGAAGGCAAGACCCGATCGGTGAAACGGCGACAAGAGCCAGAAGACAATGACCACGGACTCATCGTGATAAATGTAGTAACCACCAAAAACACTGCGCCAAGATTGAGATCGGTGCACAAGAAAGACACCAAGGTCCTGGCAGTCTCTTCCTCGTTGGTGCAAAGTTCCAAGAAGCCTCCACCTATCTCTTTCGGCCCAGAAGATCAATGGTTCGACGAGGCCCCTGAAAGCCCACCCATGGTCATCACGGCCAGGgtgggaaccggcctcgtcaaacgAATCCTTGTGGATACGGGAGCGGACTCGAACATTATGTTTCGCAACATGTTTGATGCACTGGGGTTACGGGACGCCGACCTGTCGACTCACCAGCACGGGGTCATAGGACTAGGCCATCACTTCATCAAGCCAGATGGGGTAATAGCTCTATCGGTTTCTGTGGGACAGGGACAAGGCCGAAGGTCAATAATGGCCGAGTTCGTGGTTCTACGGGACTCCACAGCCTACAACATCATCCTAGGAAGGAAAACGATTAACAATGTTGAGGCGGTAATCAACACGAAGCTACTGGTTATGAAGTTCGTTACTGATGAcggatggtgcacgaaattgcaataacacgtttgcaatcccgcacaactaaccagcaagtgcactgggtcgtccaagtaataccttgcgtgagcaagggtcgatcccacggagattgtcggcttgaagcaagctatggttaccttgtaaatcttagtcaggatatcaggaattatcaggattgattgtaaaaagcaaaagaacatgaaaaaggtacttgttttgcagtagtggagaataggctaaggctttggagatgctccatcttccgaatctctgctttcctactgtcatcttcatcaaacacgcaaggctccttccatggcaagctgtatgtagggtttcaccgttgtcagtggctacctcccatcctctcagtgaaaatacgtccctgatgctctgtcacagcataggctaatcatctgtcggttctcaatcaggccggaatagtatccattgattcttttgcgtctgtcactaacgccccgccttcaggagtttgaagcacgtcacagtcattcaatcattgagtcctactcagaataccacagacaaggtttagaccttccggactctcttgaatgccgccatcagtctagcttataccacgaaaattccgattaaagaatccaagagatatctacttaatctaaagtagaacagaggtggttgtcaggcacatgttcatagttgagaatgatgatgagtgtcacagatcatcacattcatccgggttaagagcaagtgatatcttagaatggaaacaagcatgattgaataagaaacagtagtaattgcattaatccatcaagacacagcagagctcctcacccccaaccatggggtttagagactcatgccgtggaaggtacacaagaaacgtgtaaaaaatgtcatgaggtcataaggtccgGATACAATGTCCAAAggtcctataaatagtaaactagtatcctaaggtttacagaaatgagtaaatgacagaaaaatccacttccgggcccacttggtgtgtgcttgggctgagcaatgaagtaatttcgtgtagagaccttttctggagttaaacgccagctttcatgccagtttgggcgtttaactccaagttttatgccagttccggcgtttaacgctggaatttctgatgctgatttgctacgccggtttgggccatcaaatcttgggcaaagtatagactatcatatattgctggaaagcccaggatgtctactttccaatgccattgaaagcgcgccaattgggcttctgtagctccagaaaatccacttcgagtgcagggaggtcagaatccaacagcatctgcagtccttttcagtctctggatcagatttttgctcagaaccttcaatttcagccagaaaatacctgaaatcacagaaaaacacacaaactcatagtaaagtccagaaaagtgaattttaactaaaaactaataaaaatatactaaaaactaactaaaagatactaaaaacatactaaaaacaatgccaaaaagcgtataaattatccgctcatcacaacaccaaacttaaattgttgcttgtccccaagcaactgaaaatcaaaataggataaaaagaagagaatatactatagactccaaaatatcagggaaacatagctccaattagatgagcgggactagtagctttttgcctccgaacagttttggcatctcactctatcctttgtagttcagaatgattggcatctatgagaactcagaactcagatagtgttattgattctcccagttaagtataatgattcttgaacatagctagtgtatgagtcttggctgtggcccaaagcactctgtcttccagtattaccaccggatacatacatgccacagacacataattgggtgaacctttttagattgtgactcagctttgctaaagtccccaattagaggtgtccagggttcttaagcacactctttttgccttggttcacaactttatttctctcttttttttttctttcttttttttcgaaatttttttttcttctctcttttttttttcactgctttttcttgcttcaagaatcaattttgatgatttttcagatcctcaataacagttctctttctcctcattctttcaagagccaacaatttttaacattctcaaaacaacaaattcaaaagacatatgcactgttcaagcattcattcagaaaacaaaaagtattgtcaccacatcaaactaattcaactagtttcagagataaatttcgaaatcctgtacttcttgttcttttgtgattaaagcatttttcttttaagagaggtgatggattcataagacattcatagctttaaggcataaactttaattttattaattatgaattaagaacaagactcagaaaataaatataagatgaaccaaaataaaataaaaaaacgaaaaaaataggctcctaatgatagaggttttcacagagttaggactcaacaaccttgattttgagaagtggatgctccctcagcttgggaggagagcttttggcgtttcatctcttgaatttcacgcccctgcttctcttgttccttcagcaatttgcagagcatgcagttttgattctgctgttcttccttcagttgctccatagtttcttgcaacttggtaata
The Arachis stenosperma cultivar V10309 chromosome 7, arast.V10309.gnm1.PFL2, whole genome shotgun sequence genome window above contains:
- the LOC130939411 gene encoding uncharacterized protein LOC130939411, whose translation is MHEIQTVAKEYINDEEVSQVVAANKRQPSYNQPRQQGNGERLKEQARDGGLSKAPRPFSRVGKFTNYTPLTLPIMEVYQQIAEKGILSKPRPHKDRTGGNKSLYCDYHKGYGHQTQDCFDLKDALEQAIKDGKLNEFSHLIREPRRRHRDQDEEGKTRSVKRRQEPEDNDHGLIVINVVTTKNTAPRLRSVHKKDTKVLAVSSSLVQSSKKPPPISFGPEDQWFDEAPESPPMVITARVGTGLVKRILVDTGADSNIMFRNMFDALGLRDADLSTHQHGVIGLGHHFIKPDGVIALSVSVGQGQGRRSIMAEFVVLRDSTAYNIILGRKTINNVEAVINTKLLVMKFVTDDGWCTKLQ